The genomic stretch TCCAGGTCTGTCCTTCATGCTTGTACCGCTGGGATGGTCGTGGACCCTGATGGAAATGGGGGTGGTCCCTGGGCTCAGAGCTGAGGGTAGTCAGACCTGCAGCAGGAAATCCAGTGCCCTCCAAGCATGCACTGGGGTCTGAGGCCCAACCCTATTCGAGCTAAAGAGGTGTTTTGATTCATTTTTCCTCTTCCAGACACAGTGTGTTAGAGACAGGGTCAGTGGCTGTCACCCACACGTTTCTTCCAGGGCAATTAGGGCCCCGGGGACAGCTCTTGGCTGTGGATCGGGACTTGTGTCTCCAGGCCTCCCTACCAATACCTCACAGAAGGAGGTTGAGAACTTACTGACCACCATGCAGAGGTTTGGGGTGAGGATGAGGGGAGCTCTGGGATCCCCATGATTCATcggcaggagggagagagcaatGTGTCAGCCGAAACAGACGGTCTGGGATGGGGAagcaagagaggaaggagggcctAGGACAGTGGCTCTCAGCAGAAAGGCAGAGCCCAGCAGCCTTCCTCTGGCGAGGTCAGAGCTGCAGTGGCGTCCAAATGGGCAGATCCGAGTGCCCAGAGCAGGACCAGCACACTGCAGTGAGAGCATcaccctgtgagagcaccatcccatcACCCCTGTGAGAGCATCATCCCATCATCCCTGTCACAGCATCATCCCCTGATGCAGGAGCCCCAATAACCCAGGAACCCTGAGGATGCTCTAGCCAATCAGATGCTGTTCTTGACTCTGGCCCATCTCGACTGAATTACTGGAAACACCAGACTTCACAGACCGCAGGCTAGTCTGCTTTCCAAGCTTCagcaaagaattttatttttccatgtataaactaacagacttaataaaaatataacaaagcaCATTCTCTTGATTCACTTGAGGGGTGAATTTGCCTTTCCCCAAACTGGAATTTAATGTGTAATTAATGCACTAGACTACAGGCCAAGTATTTCTCTTTACAATTAGGGGAGGTTTTGCTTACATCCCCTTTCTTAAGATGGGCATTCACTGTACTTTTACTTTTCATAGCAATTCAAGGaaaaatgtggtaaaatataaGCAAAGCAAAAAAGTAAGATGCTAAGTACAAACTACCATGGGAACAGACTCTGCTGACCTTCTCATCTCGCAAAGAAGACGTGGGTGAAAAATGGAATTAagcttgggggcgggggctggggctggggaggtggagattgagcaaaaaagaaaaaagagggtgAACTTATGGAcatgacaacagtgtggtgactgtaggggtggtgggaggtgagggggttgGAAAGGGGCATGGAGGGAATAAATGgtcatggaaaaataaaaataaaatatagaaaaaaatattaatttttttttcagttgtcaaGTATACGGTGTACATTCTCGCATGGTATTATAGGGATATGAGGCAACATGAAGGTTTCTTACATTTTTACATTCATTACAACTCTCCACTTTGAGTTTCTTCATGACCATTACAAGGAAAAGGGACAGCTGAAggctttccctccttctctataTGTATACACTATTTCTCCAGGTGCATTCTCACATGTCTAAGAAAGGCTCTCCCACATTCCATAAGTTCATACAGTTATTCTTGGGTGTGAGGCCCTTCGTGATTTTGTAAAAAACTAGACTGGCCAAAGGCTCTTCTACAATCTTTACATGACAGGGCTTCTCtttgttgtggagcagatgcgagtgaatgaccgctggagcccagaccaaatgaaaatttagggagcctttattagccaggCGGCCGGTCGACCCGgcaactgctctgccattctccacgcagggagaccagagagcagcagtgaccctttgtgtaggaccgcttttaagcacattaaccacatccggtttttgcagaacaagtaacccaagacaaaacagtttttcccaagcaacgtcaggatcatgccaatgacgaccatgttattcacagggtcatcctgttcttcagagagctgacagtgttctatgaaagaaggcctacgtgctgggaaggggccatgagaccatatctcaaggcctggcctggtgtcagcactgacatctctatctggggcatagtccacggtctctctggaagcatgctcaaaaattcccactctccaacactctTCAGTGAGTTCTTTCATCCTTTacaataaaatggaagaaatgaatGCTTTCTAACCCTCTTACATTTCTAGGGTCCATCCCCAATATGGATAATCACACATGTGGCACAGCTGAGATAAATGAAGGCTGTTCCATATTCTTCACATTAACAGTGTTTAtcaatacattttgttttcacaTGTCTGTAAAAACTAGCTGGGAACCGGAAGGCTTTACCACATTCCTTATATTGCTATGGTTTCTCTCCACTATGAGAATTTCTGTGAATTTGAAAGGATCTGGGATGACTACAGGTTATCCCACATGGCTTGCATCCATTGGGTTTCTTTCCAATATACATTTCATGATATCTGAGAGAAAAGGCATGGCAAAGAGGTTTACTTCATTCCTTATCCACGAGGATTCTTTCTAAAATGACTTCCTTTGTCTTCCAAGATGTGTGACACAATGGAAGGTTTTCCCAGATTTCTTACATTTATAGGGTTTTTCCCCTAGTGTGTTCTTCCATGCTTTCTAAGAGACTTGAAGGAACTGAAagttttaccacattccttacattcatagaGCTTTTCTCCACTGTGTTTGTTTTCAAGTCtcggtgtgtgcaggaggcaaccaactgatgtgtttctctcacatcaatattgctctctgtctttctcttttatttctactcTCTCAATGGAAAAACATAATCAAgtgaaggtttaaaaaaaaaagaactaggatTCTCAAAGGCTTTTCTACAATCTTTACATGATAGGGCTTATTTATTTTCAGTgtgcattctttcattcattatgCTTTCCTTCCACTATGAGTATTCAGGTGAATTTGAAGTGAACTGGGATGAATAAAGGCTCTCCCACATTGCTATCATTCATAGGGTTTTTCCTTACTATGAGATCTTTCATGATATCGCAGGGAACTTGGATGAAAGCTTTACCACAATGGttacattcataaggtttttCCCTAGTATGAATTCCTTCATGAACTCGAAGGTCAAATTGATCACAGAACGTTATAACACATTCCTTACATTTATGAGGCTACTTTCCATCATGACTTCTTTTATGTCTACTAAGAGCGCTGAGAtaactgaaggctttcccacattgcttacattcatagggtttttccccagtatgTGTTCTTCCATGCTTTCTAAGAAACAAGGAGGAACTGAAagttttaccacattccttacattcataagGCTTCACCCCAGTATGAATACTTTCATGAAGTCGGAGGTAAGATTGATCACGGAAagttttaccacattccttacattcatgaaGCTTTTTTTCGTGATGATTTCTTTTATGTCTTGCAGCAGAGCTAAGAAAAcggaaggctttcccacattgcttacattcatagggtttttccccagtatgagTTACTTCATGACATCGGAGGTGACAGCGATCATGGAATGTTTTAccacattctttacattcatAAGGCTTCTTTCCATCATGACTTATTTTATGTTTTGCAAGAGAGCCTCGAGAACTGAAGGttttcccacattgcttacattcacGGGGTTTTTTCTTATTATGAGTTCTTTCATGACGTCGGAGGTAAGTTGGATGAGAGAAAGCTTTACCACAATGGttacattcataaggtttttCCCCACTATGAATACTCTCATGACATCGGAAGGAATATGGATCACAGAAAattttaccacattccttacattcatgacGCTTTTTTCCATCGTGACTTCTTTTATGTCTTCCAAGAGAGGTGAGACAACTGTAGGttttcccacattgcttacattcatagggcttctGCCCAGTGTGCATATTTTCATGATTTCTAAGagatgtgcaaaaactaaaatgCTTACCGCATTGCTGACATACATAGGGCTTTTTCCCAGTGTGTGTTCTTTCATGACGTTGACGGGACTTTGTATAcctgaaggcttttccacattgCCTACATTCATACggtttttccccagtatgagTTCTTTCATGACCTCGGAGGGAATGTGGATAAGAGAAACGTTTACCACAATGCTCACATTCATAGGGTTTTACCCCAGAATGAATTATTTCATGACGTCGGAGGGAAGATCGAATATTGAAATCTTTACCACATTGATTACATTTATAGCGTTTTGTCCCAATATGAGTTCTTTCATGTTTTCTGAGGGCATAGTGATGACGGAAtgttttaccacattccttacattcatgagGCTTCTTTCCATCATGCCTTCTATTATGTCTTGCAAGAGAGCTGAGAAAAcggaaggctttcccacattggttacattcatagggtttttcccTAGTATGACTTCTGATATGATATTGGAGAGAATTTGAATAAGAAAAAACTTTACCACAaagcttacattcatagggtttttccccagtatgagTTCTTTCATGAATTCTAAGTAAAGAGG from Eptesicus fuscus isolate TK198812 chromosome 6, DD_ASM_mEF_20220401, whole genome shotgun sequence encodes the following:
- the LOC103301155 gene encoding zinc finger protein 14-like; translated protein: MDSVAFEDVNVEFTMEEWAFLDLTQKKLYTDVMLETFWNLASVACILEEKCEDHDSEYQYENHGMNVSSHLVKCLCTRKDDSQWRENVSQIPNHNERKETPTEIKQPKSRLCRQIFMGYLTLNNHLSSHMCQEYEESPYKCKEPEKAFKHHEHIQRQEGNPIEKAFHYSASLRNHERTHIPGKPYECKRCGKGFSCLTYFKLHKNSHTGEKSYQSKQCGNAFSSPKYSREKERIHTREKSYECKKSGKAFSSTCLRNHERTHTGKKPHEYKECGEALISSSSLGTHKRSHDGKKPHECKECGKTFPYPSLLRIHERTHTGEKPYECKLCGKVFSYSNSLQYHIRSHTREKPYECNQCGKAFRFLSSLARHNRRHDGKKPHECKECGKTFRHHYALRKHERTHIGTKRYKCNQCGKDFNIRSSLRRHERTHTGEKPYECRQCGKAFRYTKSRQRHERTHTGKKPYVCQQCGKHFSFCTSLRNHENMHTGQKPYECKQCGKTYSCLTSLGRHKRSHDGKKRHECKECGKIFCDPYSFRCHESIHSGEKPYECNHCGKAFSHPTYLRRHERTHNKKKPRECKQCGKTFSSRGSLAKHKISHDGKKPYECKECGKTFHDRCHLRCHEVTHTGEKPYECKQCGKAFRFLSSVRLHESIHTGVKPYECKECGKTFSSSLFLRKHGRTHTGEKPYECKQCGKAFSYLSALSRHKRSHDGK